A region of Anoplopoma fimbria isolate UVic2021 breed Golden Eagle Sablefish chromosome 24, Afim_UVic_2022, whole genome shotgun sequence DNA encodes the following proteins:
- the c24h11orf54 gene encoding ester hydrolase C11orf54 homolog gives MADISKTEKVQLHAPDLEELRGVLQAGLEDNFAEVQVSVVDCPDLTKEPFKFPVKGLCGKPRITDVGGVPYLVPLVQKHKEYNMNTISKEVELPGAFVLGAAAVPSRIVGMNAELMPLVLTEAEGRPAVNGSYFASINPADGQCLQEKYSNKFSGCSFGLLGNLYACEGKSGKVIEVRAKKRTGVHSLVTALRKTLEGRYPDKSLALGGTFIIQKGKAKIHIMPREFSVCPLDTNDDVNNWLKHFEVSAPLICQSVLVSRDPGLDLRVEHTHCFSHHGEGGHYYTDTTPDSVEYLGYFMPAEFVYRIDRPQDTHGVGRD, from the exons ATGGCAGATATCAGCAAAACTGAAAAGGTTCAGCTGCACGCCCCAGATTTAGAGGAACTGCGTGGAG TACTGCAAGCAGGACTGGAAGACAACTTTGCAGAAGTTCAGGTTAGTGTTGTGGACTGTCCCGATCTCACCAAGGAGCCCTTCAAGTTTCCTGTCAAAG GCTTGTGTGGAAAGCCTCGCATCACTGATGTTGGTGGTGTGCCGTACCTGGTCCCCTTGGTTCAAAAGCACAAG GAATACAACATGAACACCATATCAAAGGAAGTGGAGCTGCCAGGAGCCTTCGTCCTCGGTGCAGCAGCTGTTCCCAGCAGAATAGTTGGAATGAATGCAGAG CTGATGCCTCTGGTTCTGACCGAAGCAGAGGGAAGGCCTGCAGTGAACGGCAGCTACTTTGCCTCCATCAACCCAGCTGATGGCCAGTGTCTGCAAGAAAAATACAGCAACAAATTCTCTGGCTGCAGCTTTGGACTGCTGGGCAATCTGTACGCCTGTGAGGGGAAGTCTGGAAAG GTCATTGAGGTGCGGGCCAAGAAGAGAACAGGAGTCCACAGTCTTGTGACGGCCCTGAGGAAGACTCTTGAAGGGCGCTACCCTGATAAAAGCCTGGCTCTGGGGGGCACCTTCATCATCCAGAAAGGGAAAGCCAAAATCCACATCATG CCAAGAGAGTTCTCGGTCTGCCCCCTCGACACCAACGACGACGTCAACAACTGGCTCAAGCACTTTGAGGTCAGCGCCCCACTCATCTGCCAGTCAGTGCTGGTATCCAGAGACCCC GGTTTGGACCTGCGCGTAGAGCACACCCACTGCTTCAGCCACCACGGAGAAGGTGGCCACTACTACACAGACACCACACCCGACAGCGTGGAGTACCTGGGCTACTTCATGCCGGCAGAGTTTGTCTACCGCATCGACAGGCCCCAAGACACCCACGGAGTCGGACGAGATTAA